The Aspergillus flavus chromosome 2, complete sequence region CCATCAACGAGAGGGAGTGAACTGGATGCGGGACAAGGAAATTGGCAATAGCAAGACCAAGGGTGTACTTCCAAAGGGTGGAATCCTCGCAGACGACATGGGTCTTGGGAAGACCGTTCAAGCTATAACCCTGATGCTCACAAACCGGAAACCTGAAGACGGGCGTCGGCGCATCATTGATTctgaggaagacgatggtaGTGGCATTGACTCCGAGGGCGATGGAGGCAAAGATGATTCGAAGCTACCTCCCGGATTGAGCAAGTCTACTTTGGTTGTTGCTCCATTAGCATTAATCAAACAGTGGGAGTCCGAAATCGCTGACAAGGTTGAGGCTTCCCATAGACTTCGCGTATGTGTTTACCATGGGAATACTAGAACAAAGGCGACAGACAATCTTGAAGATTACGATGTTGTGATTACGACATATGGCACTCTGACATCTGAACACGGTGCCATcgacaagaaaaacaagaaatcgGGCATCTTCTCCGTCTACTGGTACCGAATCATCTTGGATGAAGCCCACACTATTAAGAACCGGAATGCAAAGGCAACCCAATCTGCTTGCGCTTTAGATGCCGAGTATCGATGGTGCTTGAGCGGAACTCCAATGCAAAATAATCTTGATGAGTTGCAAAGTTTGATCAAGTTCCTCCGGATCAAACCCTATAACGATCTAGCAGCCTGGAAAGAACAAATCACTAAGCCTCTAGCCAATGGGCGCGGGGCTCTTGCGATCGAGCGTTTGCAAGTCGTTCTGAAGGCTTTCATGAAGCGGCGCACTAAGGATGTCTTGAAGCTCAATAGCAACCTCAAACCTAACGAAGCAGCTTCCGACGGAGAGCAGAAAAAACCATCTGGCTTCCAAATCGTCAAGCGAGAGGTGATCAAGGTTTCGGCAGAGTTCACACCGGGTGAGCTGAACTTCTACAAGCGCCTCGAGCAGCGAACCGACAATAGCCTTGAAAAGATGATGGGCGGCTCCAAACTCGACTACGCTGGTGCATTGGTACTGTTGTTGCGTCTCCGACAGTCCTGTAACCATCCAGACTTGGTGAAAAGTGACCTTGCTAAAGATAAAGATATTCTCCTGCAGAATGGTACCTCAGGTAGTCAACCTGCAGCCGGGAAACAGGATGATCTGGACAGTATGGCGGATCTCTTTGGGGCTCTCAGTGTTGTCTCGAAGAAATGCGACATCTGCCAAGCTGAATTAAGCCAGAAAGAGACGAAAGCTGGTGCTAGCAGATGTGGTGAGTGTGAAACAGATCTGAACGTTAGTTTCACCGGTAATCACAGCGGCAAGAAAAAGCATTATCCAGAGCAAGACGTTGTGGACCTTACGGAATCACCCTCCAACCGGCGATCAGATGCTCAACTTGCACGGTCCCgaagaaatagaaaggtAGTTATCGATagcgacgatgaagaagacgatggcgAGTGGCTCGTCCCCGAAGACCAGCGTACGGTACCAGATCTTGGAAAGGCTGGAGGgtcggatgatgaagatgcggaAGGAGGTGGCGATTGGCTCGGCTCAGAAGACTCTGAGACTGACTCGGACGATGAAGGCGGTCCTGAGTCGCCAACACGCAACCGTATGGGTTCCAGAAAACAGGTTAATGAATCGGATGAAGACGACATCTATCTTAATCCTGGCGATGAAGACAATCAGGTGCTTCCTTCAACAAAAATCCGACACCTGATGAAAATTCTCAGGCGAGAGTCTTCAGACTACAAATTCATTGTATTCTCGGTCTTTACGTCAATGCTGGACAAGATTGAACCGTTCCTTCAGCGCGCGGGCATTGGGTTTGCACGTTATGATGGTGGCATGCGAAACGACCTCCGAGAGGCCAGCCTGAACAAATTGAGGAACAATAGTGGGACAAGAGTCTTACTTTGCAGTTTGCGAGCTGGTGCGCTGGGACTGAACCTTACCGCGGCCAGTCGGGTGGTTATCTTGGAGCCGTTCTGGAATCCTGTATGTTCTTCACCTAATGCTAATAGCCTTATGCCTGCTGTTGTGACTGACTCTGATTTATTTAGTTCGTTGAGGAGCAAGCTATTGATCGTGTCCATCGTCTAAACCAAACTGTCGATGTCAAAATCTATAAACTTATCATAAAGGATACTGTTGAAGAGAGAATCATTGACCTTCAGGAGCGCAAGCGCGAGCTTGCTAATGTCACCATTGAGGGCAAGACTGCTGCGGCCAAGCTTACCATGAACGACATGATGGCCCTCTTCGGTCGGGATGCGGAATCACGCTTCACAGGGGAACGTGGCAACATCGACCTTACACAATCCACACGGTTGTTGAGCGCTGCCGATGAAAACAACTATTCTAATTCCCAGTCTTCTGACAAACCGAAGACACAGGCATCACACTCCAGCTCACGCGATCGAAACCGGCAGCCGGAGAAACGGGGAGGGCGCAGAGGTGAAGATTCGGTCTTTGGAAGACGGTGGTAAATGGACAGGTAGCGTTTTTATGGCTTCAGGCGCGGGACAAGGTGCGTCAGACAGACAAGGCAATTTCACGGTGGGGAGCAATTGGATAGGGTAGTTGGGTCTGACCAATTTTAAGTCTTGCTATAAGATATCGGGATTTTATTAGGGCTTGTCTTGGCGTCCAAGGGATTTAGACGTGCTTTCTGGAAATATACCTACTTTGATGGACATTTTTATTATCCGTACAGCCAGTCTCCGAAGAACTTTTGAGCGATTGTTGTCCCGAGTTTTGGCCTTAACACTTTCGAACCAAGTCGGCGAATTGAAAACCGATGCAATATTAGCAGGCTGAACAATAACTGAAACCAAGTATGGACATTGGCATTGATACACGACctgaagaataagaagaag contains the following coding sequences:
- a CDS encoding SNF2 family N-terminal domain-containing protein; the protein is MAKESENPLNPITPGKPKDQPHRHISNQPEFGKPSPLGGGRPQNHQSNHPFNIPKQNRPRPEHHRPQQQQRQGAPFHGYRPPTTPGVAVSTPRRAEPFDPFKPVRPSAYNNSRFSRPVDNDVVSIKRPENFTFNTPRAPKTFFASKASAVKVSNASKNLRNFVDLTGEGGFTPSSRSRNVGFGSMDVNGYVDTAKANENIKALLEGAFEDEDEKQDSRAKNKKKKKDKKNKGKSKKAEKQNTENKESSEIDDLAAQLQGVTVNESSADGNDASHAETETEADRSSEDTTDREVGQTSAPNEHGITGELESENEDGEEVEDEEEEEEEEEEEEEEEEEEEDEDDGTVEGLKVKLLPHQREGVNWMRDKEIGNSKTKGVLPKGGILADDMGLGKTVQAITLMLTNRKPEDGRRRIIDSEEDDGSGIDSEGDGGKDDSKLPPGLSKSTLVVAPLALIKQWESEIADKVEASHRLRVCVYHGNTRTKATDNLEDYDVVITTYGTLTSEHGAIDKKNKKSGIFSVYWYRIILDEAHTIKNRNAKATQSACALDAEYRWCLSGTPMQNNLDELQSLIKFLRIKPYNDLAAWKEQITKPLANGRGALAIERLQVVLKAFMKRRTKDVLKLNSNLKPNEAASDGEQKKPSGFQIVKREVIKVSAEFTPGELNFYKRLEQRTDNSLEKMMGGSKLDYAGALVLLLRLRQSCNHPDLVKSDLAKDKDILLQNGTSGSQPAAGKQDDLDSMADLFGALSVVSKKCDICQAELSQKETKAGASRCGECETDLNVSFTGNHSGKKKHYPEQDVVDLTESPSNRRSDAQLARSRRNRKVVIDSDDEEDDGEWLVPEDQRTVPDLGKAGGSDDEDAEGGGDWLGSEDSETDSDDEGGPESPTRNRMGSRKQVNESDEDDIYLNPGDEDNQVLPSTKIRHLMKILRRESSDYKFIVFSVFTSMLDKIEPFLQRAGIGFARYDGGMRNDLREASLNKLRNNSGTRVLLCSLRAGALGLNLTAASRVVILEPFWNPFVEEQAIDRVHRLNQTVDVKIYKLIIKDTVEERIIDLQERKRELANVTIEGKTAAAKLTMNDMMALFGRDAESRFTGERGNIDLTQSTRLLSAADENNYSNSQSSDKPKTQASHSSSRDRNRQPEKRGGRRGEDSVFGRRW